A window from Pseudomonadales bacterium encodes these proteins:
- the murA gene encoding UDP-N-acetylglucosamine 1-carboxyvinyltransferase: protein MDKLIITGGVRLDGEIRISGAKNSALPILAATLLCDEKMEIGNLPHLHDITTMIELLGCMGVEVMLDEQMRVEINTRTLHTPSAPYELVKTMRASILVLGPLLARHGQAEVSLPGGCAIGSRPVDMHIRGLETMGAQIDLEGGYIKARVDGRLKGAHIFMDMVTVTGTENVLMAAVLAEGRTVIENAAREPEVVDLANCLNAMGAKVSGQGSDTLVIEGVERLHGCRFDVMPDRIETGTYLVAAAATGGRIRLKDTAPVILEAVLHKLEEAGAAIETGPNWIQLDMKGERPRAVNLRTAPYPAFPTDMQAQFTVLNSIARGTGTIIETVFENRFMHVHELNRLGANIALEGNTAIVSGVDHLRAAPVMATDLRASASLVLAGLVASGQTEVERIYHIDRGYECIEEKLLQLGAQIRRVAA from the coding sequence GTGGACAAGTTGATCATTACCGGCGGGGTGCGCCTCGACGGAGAAATCCGCATTTCCGGCGCCAAGAACTCGGCGCTGCCGATTCTGGCCGCGACCCTGCTGTGTGACGAGAAGATGGAGATCGGCAATCTGCCCCATCTGCACGACATCACCACGATGATCGAGCTGCTCGGCTGCATGGGGGTCGAGGTGATGCTCGATGAGCAGATGCGGGTCGAGATCAACACCCGCACCCTGCACACCCCCAGTGCCCCCTATGAACTGGTCAAGACCATGCGCGCCTCGATTCTGGTGCTGGGGCCGCTGCTGGCCCGCCATGGGCAGGCCGAGGTGTCACTGCCCGGTGGTTGCGCCATCGGCAGCCGTCCGGTCGACATGCACATCCGTGGCCTCGAGACGATGGGCGCGCAGATCGACCTCGAAGGGGGCTACATCAAGGCCCGGGTCGACGGACGCCTTAAAGGTGCCCACATCTTCATGGACATGGTCACGGTCACCGGCACCGAAAACGTGCTGATGGCGGCGGTGCTCGCCGAGGGGCGAACAGTGATCGAAAACGCCGCCCGCGAGCCCGAAGTGGTCGATCTGGCAAACTGCCTGAATGCGATGGGGGCCAAAGTCAGCGGCCAGGGCAGTGACACCCTGGTCATCGAAGGGGTGGAGCGGTTGCACGGCTGCCGCTTCGATGTCATGCCCGATCGGATCGAGACCGGCACCTATCTGGTGGCCGCCGCAGCAACCGGTGGGCGGATCCGACTGAAAGACACCGCACCGGTGATTCTCGAAGCGGTTCTGCACAAGCTCGAAGAGGCCGGTGCGGCCATCGAGACCGGGCCGAACTGGATCCAGCTCGACATGAAGGGGGAGCGGCCACGGGCGGTCAATCTGCGCACCGCCCCCTATCCGGCCTTCCCGACCGACATGCAGGCGCAGTTCACGGTGCTCAATTCAATCGCCCGCGGCACCGGCACCATCATCGAGACCGTCTTCGAGAACCGCTTCATGCATGTGCATGAGCTGAACCGGCTGGGCGCCAACATCGCACTCGAAGGCAATACCGCCATCGTCAGTGGGGTCGACCACCTGCGCGCGGCGCCGGTGATGGCGACCGACCTGCGCGCCTCGGCCTCACTGGTGCTGGCGGGTCTGGTG
- a CDS encoding BolA family transcriptional regulator encodes MQLDEIKALIETGLPGSQAQVDGDGYHFQVVVTWDRFSGMSPVKRQQQVYGCLQANIASGALHAISMKTYTPDEQQRA; translated from the coding sequence ATGCAACTGGACGAGATCAAGGCACTCATCGAGACCGGGCTTCCCGGCAGCCAGGCACAGGTCGATGGCGACGGCTACCACTTTCAGGTGGTGGTGACCTGGGATCGGTTCAGCGGCATGAGCCCGGTCAAGCGGCAGCAGCAGGTCTATGGCTGCCTGCAGGCCAACATCGCCTCGGGTGCGCTGCATGCGATCAGCATGAAAACCTACACCCCGGATGAACAGCAGCGCGCCTGA
- a CDS encoding host attachment protein — translation MTTTWILVAERSRARIFTLQNRVAPLQELESLVHPQSRLKESELVSDHAGKLSDKGQPGTHAAPSATSAKEKEAELFARQLCQRLEQGRAQQQLERLVVIAAPDFLGLLRQQMGAALRALVVAELDKNLATASAEQIRSHLSERLAQ, via the coding sequence ATGACCACCACCTGGATTCTGGTTGCCGAGCGCAGCCGCGCCCGCATTTTCACGCTGCAGAACCGAGTGGCGCCACTGCAGGAGCTGGAGAGTCTGGTGCATCCACAGTCCCGCCTCAAGGAGAGCGAGCTGGTCAGCGACCATGCCGGCAAGCTCAGTGACAAGGGACAGCCCGGCACCCATGCCGCGCCGTCAGCCACCAGTGCCAAGGAGAAGGAGGCCGAGCTGTTTGCCCGGCAGCTCTGCCAACGGCTGGAACAGGGCCGGGCACAGCAGCAGCTGGAGCGGCTGGTGGTCATTGCGGCACCGGATTTTCTCGGTCTGCTGCGTCAGCAGATGGGCGCGGCCCTGCGGGCACTGGTCGTGGCCGAGCTGGACAAGAATCTGGCGACGGCCTCCGCCGAACAGATTCGCAGCCACCTGTCAGAGCGCCTCGCTCAGTAA
- the parC gene encoding DNA topoisomerase IV subunit A, which produces MDFTTTFSEDGSEQVDLRLYTERAYLDYSMYVILDRALPHLCDGMKPVQRRIIYAMSELGLASGAKFKKSARTIGDVIGKFHPHGDSACYEAMVLMAQPFAYRYPLVDGQGNWGSTDDPKSFAAMRYTEARLTAYAELLLGELEQGTVDWLPNFDGTLEEPARLPARLPNLLLNGASGIAVGMTTDIPPHNLREVAAACVRLLDEPDTAIETLCELIPGPDFPTEAEIITPPDELRKIYSEGRGSVRLRSRYEQEEGEVIIKALPHQVSGSRVMEQIAEQMQARKLPMVVDLRDESDHENPTRLVLVLRSGRVEVDALMNHLFATTDLERSVRVNFNLIGLDGRPQVMDIRQLLGDWLQFRRDTVRRRLNHRLERVLERLHVLEGLLIAFLNIDEVIRIIRNEDEPKPALIARFALSERQAEAILELRLRHLARLEEMKIRGEQAALAEERDHLQALLGSETLLTRLIRDEIERDAERYGDARRSPLVARGAARQLDEEALLPNEPITVILSSNGWIRAAKGHEIDPAALSFRTGDGLLQAVRGRSQQESILLDSTGRVYAISSHGLPSARGQGEPLTGRLAPPANSRFVALLMGEAGQTWLIASDAGYGFIVRHEDLLSRNRAGKALLTLPAGAQVLPPRRVADLESDRLALVTNDGRLLICALAELPRLARGKGNRLIAIPAQRAQEREEYLLAAEVLGAQDGLVIHAGKRHLTLNPADLIHYQGERGRRGLKLPRGLQRVERIERLARGG; this is translated from the coding sequence ATGGATTTCACCACCACCTTCAGCGAGGATGGCAGCGAGCAGGTCGATTTGCGCCTCTATACCGAGCGCGCCTACCTCGACTATTCGATGTATGTGATTCTCGACCGTGCCCTGCCGCATCTGTGTGATGGCATGAAGCCGGTGCAGCGGCGCATCATCTATGCGATGTCGGAACTGGGGCTGGCCAGTGGCGCCAAGTTCAAGAAGTCGGCGCGCACGATCGGCGATGTGATCGGCAAGTTCCATCCCCATGGCGACAGCGCCTGTTACGAGGCGATGGTGCTGATGGCGCAGCCCTTTGCCTACCGCTATCCGCTGGTCGATGGGCAGGGCAACTGGGGCTCGACCGATGACCCCAAGTCGTTCGCCGCGATGCGCTACACCGAGGCACGCCTGACCGCCTATGCCGAGCTGCTGCTGGGTGAGCTGGAGCAGGGCACGGTCGACTGGTTGCCCAATTTCGATGGCACGCTGGAGGAGCCGGCGCGATTGCCGGCCCGGCTGCCCAACCTGCTGCTCAATGGTGCCAGTGGCATTGCGGTGGGGATGACCACCGACATTCCGCCGCACAACCTGCGCGAGGTGGCTGCGGCCTGCGTGCGGCTGCTCGATGAACCCGATACCGCCATCGAGACGCTCTGCGAGCTGATTCCCGGGCCGGATTTCCCCACCGAGGCGGAGATCATCACTCCGCCCGATGAGCTGCGCAAAATCTACAGCGAAGGGCGCGGCAGCGTGCGCCTGCGCAGCCGTTACGAACAGGAGGAGGGCGAGGTCATCATCAAGGCATTGCCCCATCAAGTGTCGGGCAGCCGGGTGATGGAGCAGATTGCCGAGCAGATGCAGGCGCGCAAGCTGCCGATGGTGGTCGATCTGCGCGATGAATCGGACCATGAAAACCCGACCCGGCTGGTGCTGGTGCTGCGTTCTGGGCGGGTCGAGGTCGATGCGCTGATGAACCACCTGTTTGCCACCACCGATCTGGAGCGCAGCGTTCGGGTCAACTTCAACCTGATCGGCCTGGATGGCCGGCCGCAGGTGATGGACATCAGGCAGCTGCTCGGTGACTGGCTGCAGTTCCGTCGCGACACCGTGCGGCGTCGGCTCAACCACCGGTTGGAGCGGGTGCTGGAGCGGCTGCATGTGCTCGAGGGGCTTTTGATCGCTTTCCTCAACATCGATGAGGTGATCCGCATCATCCGCAACGAGGATGAGCCCAAACCGGCACTGATCGCCCGTTTTGCGCTCAGTGAGCGGCAGGCCGAGGCGATTCTGGAGCTGCGGCTGCGCCACCTGGCCAGGCTCGAAGAGATGAAGATCCGCGGCGAACAGGCCGCGCTGGCCGAAGAGCGCGACCACCTGCAGGCCCTGCTCGGTTCCGAGACGCTGCTGACCCGGTTGATTCGTGACGAGATCGAGCGCGATGCCGAGCGCTACGGCGATGCCCGCCGTTCGCCGCTCGTGGCCCGTGGGGCGGCCCGCCAGCTCGATGAAGAGGCGCTGCTGCCGAATGAGCCGATCACGGTGATTCTTTCCAGCAATGGCTGGATTCGCGCGGCCAAGGGGCATGAGATCGATCCGGCCGCATTGTCGTTCCGTACTGGTGACGGGTTGTTGCAAGCGGTGCGTGGACGCAGTCAGCAGGAGTCGATCCTGCTCGATTCGACCGGTCGGGTCTATGCCATCTCCAGCCATGGCCTGCCCTCGGCACGGGGCCAGGGTGAACCGCTGACCGGCCGACTCGCGCCGCCCGCCAACAGCCGGTTCGTCGCGCTGTTGATGGGCGAAGCCGGGCAGACATGGCTGATCGCTTCCGATGCCGGCTACGGCTTCATCGTCCGTCATGAGGATCTGCTGAGCCGCAACCGGGCCGGCAAGGCACTGCTGACGCTGCCGGCCGGCGCCCAGGTGTTGCCACCGCGGCGGGTGGCTGATCTGGAGAGCGACCGGCTGGCGCTGGTCACCAACGATGGCCGGCTGCTGATCTGCGCGCTGGCCGAGCTGCCGCGACTGGCACGCGGCAAGGGCAATCGACTCATCGCGATTCCGGCACAGCGGGCGCAGGAGCGCGAGGAGTACCTGTTGGCGGCCGAAGTGCTGGGCGCGCAGGATGGGCTGGTGATCCATGCCGGCAAGCGCCATCTGACGCTGAACCCGGCGGATCTGATCCACTATCAGGGCGAGCGCGGCCGGCGTGGGCTGAAGCTGCCGCGCGGTCTGCAACGGGTGGAGCGCATCGAACGGCTGGCACGCGGTGGCTGA
- the serB gene encoding phosphoserine phosphatase SerB — MAKILLITLSGSDQPGITAAITAVLAPYDVQLLDIGQAVIHDTLSLGLLIELPTAAESSPVLKDVLFCAHELGVQVRFTPVSLDNYRRWVEHQARSRYIVTLLARKISALHLARVTRIVRDHELNIVGINRLSGRIALDADPARTQACVELSLRGEAVDLPGLRAQFLAIANELDVDIAFQEDNVFRRNRRLVAFDMDSTLIEAEVIDELAKRAGVGAEVAAITERAMRGELDFTDSFTRRVALLKGLPESVLAEVADQLPLTEGAQRLIDTLRRLGYKTAILSGGFTYFGRWLQQRLGIDHVHANELEIENGRVTGRVLPPVVDGLRKAELLRQIAAQERISLDQVIAVGDGANDLPMLNLAGLGIAFRAKPMVKESAKQSISTLGLDGILYLIGFRDRDTDRLWQQPQPPH, encoded by the coding sequence GTGGCAAAGATTCTGCTGATTACCCTCTCGGGCAGTGACCAGCCCGGCATCACCGCGGCGATCACCGCGGTGCTGGCCCCCTATGATGTGCAACTGCTCGACATCGGTCAGGCGGTGATCCATGACACCCTGTCGCTCGGTCTGCTGATCGAGCTGCCCACCGCCGCCGAATCGTCGCCGGTGCTGAAGGATGTGCTGTTCTGCGCGCACGAACTGGGCGTGCAGGTGCGCTTCACGCCGGTCTCGCTCGACAACTACCGCCGCTGGGTCGAGCACCAGGCACGCTCGCGCTACATCGTCACGTTGCTGGCGCGCAAGATCAGCGCCCTGCATCTGGCACGGGTCACCCGCATCGTCCGCGACCACGAGCTCAACATCGTCGGCATCAACCGGCTCTCCGGACGGATCGCACTCGATGCCGACCCCGCTCGCACCCAGGCCTGCGTCGAACTCTCCCTGCGCGGCGAAGCGGTCGATCTGCCGGGGCTGCGCGCGCAGTTTCTGGCCATCGCCAACGAGCTCGATGTCGACATCGCCTTTCAGGAGGACAACGTCTTTCGCCGCAACCGCCGGCTGGTCGCCTTCGACATGGACTCGACGCTGATCGAGGCCGAGGTGATCGACGAACTGGCCAAACGGGCCGGGGTGGGGGCCGAGGTGGCCGCGATCACCGAGCGGGCGATGCGCGGCGAGCTCGACTTCACCGACAGCTTCACCCGCCGGGTGGCGCTGCTCAAGGGGCTGCCGGAGTCGGTGCTGGCCGAAGTGGCCGATCAACTGCCGCTGACCGAAGGAGCGCAGCGGCTGATCGACACCCTGCGTCGACTCGGCTACAAGACGGCGATCCTCTCCGGCGGCTTCACCTACTTCGGTCGCTGGCTGCAGCAGCGGCTCGGCATCGACCATGTCCATGCCAATGAGCTGGAGATCGAAAATGGCCGGGTCACCGGCCGGGTGCTGCCGCCGGTGGTCGACGGGCTGCGCAAGGCCGAACTGCTGCGGCAGATCGCCGCGCAGGAGCGGATCAGCCTCGATCAGGTGATCGCCGTCGGCGATGGCGCCAACGACCTGCCGATGCTGAACCTGGCCGGCCTCGGCATCGCCTTTCGTGCCAAGCCGATGGTCAAGGAGTCGGCCAAGCAGTCGATCTCGACACTCGGCCTCGATGGCATCCTCTATCTGATCGGCTTTCGTGACCGCGACACCGACCGGCTCTGGCAGCAGCCTCAACCGCCGCATTGA